In a genomic window of Hyphomonas sp.:
- a CDS encoding D-alanyl-D-alanine carboxypeptidase family protein → MRLALSPVVKALALAVTLLAAGLVAQTASAEKYASIVIDADTHEVLHARNADEARYPASLTKVMTLYMLFDALKAGEVSLDERLVVSRHAASQPPSNLKLRTGSTITVRDAIGALVSKSANDVAVVVAERLGRSESRFAQLMTVKAKSLGMHNTRFRNASGLPDTQQMSTARDLAILADAMLTDHADYYHYFSSRSFKWAGRTYKNHNELLGNVDGVDGIKTGYTRASGFNLMTSAKRDGRRVIAIMLGGNTSRSRNSHVEDLVEAAFTTLNDPAHDTQLAFAGVLTPIHPNDAAEPMLNGKRISVIIAEGGSDDASDASDPAEETPVQEIAAHAKLETPVEPVEQPETRVMSVAEYEARQMGLIK, encoded by the coding sequence ATGCGGCTTGCCCTCTCACCTGTTGTCAAAGCACTTGCCCTGGCGGTGACGCTTTTGGCGGCGGGCCTGGTTGCCCAGACAGCATCGGCCGAAAAGTACGCCTCGATCGTGATCGACGCGGACACGCATGAAGTGCTGCACGCCCGCAATGCGGATGAAGCGCGCTATCCGGCCTCCCTCACCAAGGTCATGACCCTCTACATGCTGTTCGATGCCCTCAAGGCCGGTGAGGTCTCCCTCGACGAACGCCTTGTCGTGTCGCGTCATGCGGCCAGCCAGCCGCCATCCAATCTCAAATTGCGCACCGGCTCGACCATTACCGTGCGCGACGCAATCGGCGCCCTTGTCAGCAAGTCCGCGAATGACGTGGCCGTTGTCGTGGCCGAACGGCTCGGCCGGTCTGAAAGCCGGTTTGCCCAGCTGATGACCGTGAAGGCCAAATCGCTCGGCATGCACAACACCCGCTTCCGCAACGCCTCCGGGCTGCCTGACACGCAGCAGATGAGCACGGCGCGCGACCTGGCCATCCTCGCTGACGCCATGCTCACCGACCATGCAGACTACTACCACTATTTCTCGTCCCGCAGTTTCAAATGGGCTGGACGCACCTACAAGAACCACAACGAACTGCTCGGAAATGTCGATGGCGTCGACGGCATCAAGACCGGCTACACGCGTGCATCGGGCTTCAATCTGATGACCTCCGCAAAGCGCGACGGCCGCCGGGTCATCGCGATCATGCTGGGCGGCAACACGTCCCGGTCTCGCAATTCGCATGTCGAGGATCTGGTCGAAGCCGCCTTCACGACACTCAACGACCCGGCCCATGACACCCAACTCGCCTTCGCCGGCGTCCTGACGCCGATACATCCCAATGATGCGGCAGAACCCATGCTGAATGGCAAGCGTATCAGCGTGATCATTGCCGAAGGCGGTAGCGACGACGCGTCAGACGCGTCAGACCCCGCGGAGGAGACGCCGGTTCAGGAAATCGCCGCCCACGCCAAGCTCGAAACACCGGTCGAACCGGTGGAGCAACCGGAAACGCGCGTCATGAGCGTGGCGGAATACGAAGCCCGCCAGATGGGCCTCATCAAGTAA
- a CDS encoding SIMPL domain-containing protein gives MRNFRNLLIASSAAIMAATLPACAQTSALSPSGGSSQMTYHPNSIQPETTLDISANAKVQRAPDIAYITAGVNEEAETAVAAMAAQARAMSSMMDALKSAGIADKDMQTSNISLNPVYDYVEETDRAGRRSGKQVLRGYAASNQLTVKVTDLDGLGETLDSLVAAGGNTFSGLSFGLEDSSEARDEARRKAVADAMARAELYADAVGMRVARIVSISESGGFEPAPAPMGRMMAMSESADMTSTPISGGELTYSANVSIRFELAR, from the coding sequence ATGCGAAATTTCCGGAACCTGCTCATTGCATCCAGCGCTGCCATCATGGCGGCCACCTTGCCTGCCTGCGCGCAGACGAGTGCCTTGTCACCTTCTGGAGGCAGCAGCCAGATGACCTATCATCCGAATTCGATCCAGCCTGAAACCACGCTCGACATTTCGGCAAATGCCAAGGTCCAGCGGGCACCCGACATTGCCTACATTACCGCCGGCGTGAACGAAGAGGCCGAGACGGCTGTTGCCGCGATGGCCGCGCAGGCCCGTGCGATGTCCAGCATGATGGATGCGCTCAAATCGGCGGGGATCGCTGACAAGGACATGCAGACCTCCAACATCTCCCTCAACCCGGTCTACGACTATGTCGAGGAAACCGACAGAGCGGGCCGGCGCAGCGGCAAGCAGGTATTGCGGGGCTATGCAGCCTCCAATCAGCTGACCGTGAAAGTGACCGATCTGGACGGGCTGGGCGAAACGCTGGACAGCCTGGTCGCGGCCGGTGGCAATACGTTTTCCGGCCTGAGCTTCGGGCTTGAGGATTCCAGCGAGGCGCGTGACGAAGCGCGGCGCAAGGCGGTTGCCGACGCGATGGCCAGGGCGGAGCTGTATGCCGACGCCGTCGGCATGCGCGTGGCCCGCATTGTGAGCATCTCGGAAAGCGGCGGTTTTGAACCCGCGCCGGCACCCATGGGCCGGATGATGGCGATGAGCGAATCTGCCGACATGACGTCCACGCCCATTTCCGGCGGTGAGCTGACCTATTCCGCGAATGTCAGCATCCGGTTCGAACTGGCCCGGTAA
- a CDS encoding UDP-glucuronic acid decarboxylase family protein: MHYVPRILVTGGAGFIGSFLCERLLDTGAEVLCVDNFFTGRRTNVAHLLDNPRFEVMRHDVTVPLFVEVDQIYNLACPASPVHYQFDPVQTTKTSVHGAINMLGLAKRTRAKILQASTSEVYGDPEIHPQTEEYWGNVNPLGPRACYDEGKRCAETLFFDYHRQHQVKIKVARIFNTYGPRMHPNDGRVVSNFIVQALKGEDITLYGDGEQTRSFCFVSDLVDGLIRLMNTGDEVTGPINLGNPGEFTIRQLAEKIIELTGARSKLVHLPLPQDDPRQRQPDITRARQTLDWAPTVPLEDGLKPTIAYFEKEVQAMLG; this comes from the coding sequence ATGCATTATGTTCCCCGAATTCTCGTGACCGGCGGTGCCGGTTTCATTGGCTCCTTCCTTTGCGAGCGTCTTCTGGACACGGGCGCGGAAGTGCTCTGCGTCGACAATTTCTTCACGGGGCGACGCACCAATGTCGCCCACCTGCTGGACAATCCCCGGTTCGAGGTGATGCGTCACGACGTGACCGTGCCGCTGTTTGTCGAAGTGGACCAGATCTACAATCTGGCGTGCCCGGCGAGCCCGGTTCACTATCAGTTCGATCCGGTTCAGACCACGAAGACGAGCGTCCATGGTGCGATCAACATGCTGGGCCTGGCCAAGCGTACGCGGGCGAAAATCCTTCAGGCCTCGACATCGGAAGTCTATGGGGATCCGGAGATTCACCCGCAGACCGAGGAGTACTGGGGCAATGTGAACCCGCTCGGTCCGCGTGCCTGTTATGATGAAGGCAAGCGGTGTGCAGAGACCCTGTTCTTCGATTACCACCGCCAGCACCAGGTGAAGATCAAGGTCGCCCGGATCTTCAATACCTATGGTCCGCGCATGCATCCGAATGATGGTCGCGTCGTATCGAATTTCATCGTCCAGGCCCTGAAGGGGGAAGACATCACATTGTATGGCGATGGCGAGCAGACGCGCAGTTTCTGTTTCGTGTCTGACCTTGTCGACGGGCTGATCCGGTTGATGAATACCGGCGATGAGGTCACCGGGCCGATCAATCTCGGCAATCCGGGGGAGTTCACGATCCGGCAACTGGCCGAGAAGATCATCGAGTTGACGGGCGCCCGCTCGAAACTGGTCCATCTGCCGCTGCCGCAGGATGATCCACGTCAGCGACAGCCGGATATCACACGGGCCCGCCAGACACTGGACTGGGCACCGACTGTGCCGCTGGAAGATGGGTTGAAGCCCACAATCGCGTATTTCGAAAAAGAAGTGCAGGCGATGCTGGGGTGA
- a CDS encoding SIS domain-containing protein, translating into MTTESDLDLARNVIRIERNALEQLETGLDESIEKAADLIMATDRHVIVAGVGKSGHIAQKIAASLASTGTPSFFLHPTEASHGDLGMIVPGSVVIAISYSGESRELVDLLRYCRSNAIPVISMTRAPESTLGRYSDVRLLLPSVAEACPNGLAPTSSTTMSLALGDALTIVLMARRGFSREEFGFRHPGGKLGRSLQTAGDYVAARTDDLPSVPSNAAVEEVILAISEGRKGCAAVLDPSGLMVGMVTDGDLRRAMLAGKLSADAASIMTESPRTISPEERMSTVIKRLTEHRISNAFVVEDGRPVGIVDMKDLLAEGYV; encoded by the coding sequence TTGACCACCGAATCCGATCTCGACCTCGCACGAAACGTCATACGGATCGAGCGAAACGCGCTGGAACAGCTTGAAACCGGGCTGGACGAATCGATCGAGAAAGCCGCGGACCTTATCATGGCCACGGACCGGCATGTCATCGTGGCCGGCGTCGGTAAGTCCGGCCACATCGCGCAGAAGATTGCTGCCAGCCTGGCCTCGACCGGAACACCCTCCTTCTTCCTGCACCCCACCGAAGCCAGCCATGGCGATCTCGGCATGATCGTGCCCGGCTCGGTCGTGATCGCAATTTCCTATTCCGGCGAGAGCCGCGAACTGGTGGACCTGCTGCGCTATTGCCGCAGCAACGCCATCCCGGTCATCAGCATGACCCGGGCCCCGGAATCGACCCTGGGCCGGTATTCGGATGTGCGCCTGCTGCTGCCCAGCGTGGCGGAAGCCTGCCCGAATGGCCTGGCTCCAACATCGTCCACGACCATGTCACTTGCCCTCGGCGACGCCCTGACCATCGTGCTGATGGCCCGGCGCGGCTTCTCTCGGGAAGAATTCGGCTTCCGGCATCCGGGCGGAAAGCTCGGCCGGTCCCTGCAGACAGCCGGCGACTATGTGGCCGCCCGTACCGATGATTTGCCATCCGTCCCCAGCAACGCCGCCGTGGAGGAAGTCATTCTCGCCATTTCCGAAGGCCGCAAGGGCTGTGCGGCCGTGCTGGACCCATCCGGCCTCATGGTCGGCATGGTCACTGATGGTGATCTGCGCCGGGCCATGCTGGCGGGCAAGCTGTCGGCTGATGCCGCTTCGATCATGACGGAATCCCCCAGGACGATCTCGCCGGAAGAGCGCATGTCCACCGTCATCAAGCGGCTGACCGAGCACCGCATCTCCAACGCATTCGTGGTTGAAGACGGACGCCCGGTCGGCATTGTCGACATGAAGGACCTTCTTGCCGAAGGCTATGTCTGA
- a CDS encoding DUF1499 domain-containing protein, with protein sequence MTDFLDFQALARPTSPNTYLLAPSGFADEASPDAESPVFDCTQAELFSQVEALVASRKDWRLKALDAQAGRISFIAVTRFFRFKDDVDIAVLPAGDDADGSTLAIYSASRVGYSDLGANAKRVGEILTSLR encoded by the coding sequence ATGACCGATTTCCTCGACTTCCAGGCATTGGCCCGGCCGACTTCTCCCAACACCTATCTGCTGGCCCCGTCCGGCTTTGCCGATGAGGCATCACCGGATGCGGAGAGCCCCGTATTCGACTGCACACAGGCCGAACTGTTCAGCCAGGTGGAGGCGCTGGTCGCCTCGCGCAAGGATTGGCGGTTGAAGGCGCTGGATGCCCAGGCGGGCCGGATCAGCTTCATTGCCGTCACCCGGTTCTTCCGCTTCAAGGATGATGTCGACATTGCGGTATTGCCAGCAGGTGATGATGCCGACGGTTCCACACTGGCGATCTACTCTGCCTCGCGCGTCGGTTACAGCGATCTCGGGGCGAATGCGAAACGTGTTGGCGAGATTCTCACCAGCCTGCGCTGA
- the clpS gene encoding ATP-dependent Clp protease adapter ClpS yields the protein MIHAIQTPPRLNEPGPGGPPGGGQTGDEDGTNFGLSTQTRVRTKKPSLYRVLLLNDDYTPMEFVVYILEQFFNRSREQATRIMLHVHQKGVGLCGVYTYEVAETKVAQVLDLAKRHEHPLQCVMEKDD from the coding sequence ATGATTCATGCAATCCAGACTCCGCCCCGGCTCAATGAGCCGGGACCGGGCGGCCCTCCGGGGGGCGGCCAGACCGGTGACGAGGATGGAACGAATTTCGGCCTGTCCACGCAAACGCGTGTGCGGACGAAGAAGCCGTCGCTCTATCGTGTGCTGCTGCTGAACGACGACTACACGCCGATGGAGTTCGTGGTTTACATCCTGGAACAGTTCTTCAACCGCTCCCGGGAACAGGCGACGCGCATCATGCTCCATGTCCACCAGAAGGGTGTGGGGCTGTGCGGGGTTTATACCTACGAAGTGGCCGAAACGAAGGTCGCGCAGGTATTGGACCTTGCCAAACGCCATGAACATCCTCTCCAATGTGTCATGGAGAAAGACGACTAG
- the galE gene encoding UDP-glucose 4-epimerase GalE produces MAGITNFMQGRSKRILVPGGAGYIGSHTCVELINRGYTPVIVDNFVNSSIASVDRIRQITGANDVPVIEADIRDTAEMVRVLREHECEAVIHFAGLKAVGESTAQPLDYYSNNVQGSLSLLEAMKQAGTGHIVFSSSATVYGTPVSLPYTESHPLAPTNPYGMTKYAVELMLNDLVASRAGINAGILRYFNPIGAHPSGLIGEDPNGVPNNLMPFVAQVAVGRRPHLNVFGNDYDTPDGTGVRDYIHVVDLAEAHIAALEKLLASPDSFTVNLGSGIGHSVLDVVKAFEQASGRDIPLEFVDRRPGDLPAYWADPTHAMELLGWQTRLTLEDMCRDQWAWQSGNPNGYPDVKIGAA; encoded by the coding sequence ATGGCAGGGATTACGAACTTCATGCAGGGACGGTCAAAACGCATTCTCGTGCCGGGTGGAGCCGGCTATATCGGCTCTCACACTTGTGTCGAACTGATCAATCGGGGCTACACGCCGGTGATTGTCGACAATTTTGTCAATTCCAGCATCGCTTCGGTGGACCGGATCCGTCAGATCACCGGCGCCAATGATGTGCCTGTGATCGAGGCTGATATTCGCGACACGGCCGAGATGGTTCGAGTTCTGCGCGAGCACGAATGTGAGGCCGTCATTCATTTTGCGGGCCTGAAGGCGGTCGGGGAGTCGACCGCCCAGCCGCTCGACTATTACAGCAACAATGTTCAGGGATCGCTGAGCCTACTGGAAGCGATGAAGCAGGCCGGAACCGGGCACATCGTCTTCTCATCCTCGGCGACCGTGTATGGCACGCCGGTGTCGCTTCCCTATACGGAGAGCCATCCGCTGGCGCCGACCAATCCCTATGGCATGACCAAATATGCCGTCGAGCTGATGTTGAACGATCTCGTCGCGTCCAGGGCCGGGATCAATGCCGGCATTCTGCGCTATTTCAATCCGATCGGCGCCCATCCCTCCGGCCTGATCGGGGAAGACCCGAATGGCGTGCCAAACAATCTGATGCCCTTCGTGGCACAAGTGGCCGTGGGGCGGCGCCCTCACCTGAACGTGTTCGGCAATGACTATGACACGCCGGACGGCACCGGGGTGCGGGACTATATCCATGTCGTGGACCTGGCCGAAGCGCACATTGCGGCGCTGGAAAAGCTGCTGGCGTCGCCGGACAGTTTCACCGTCAATCTCGGCTCCGGCATCGGCCATTCTGTGCTGGACGTCGTGAAAGCATTCGAGCAGGCCAGCGGGCGGGACATTCCACTCGAATTCGTCGACCGCAGGCCCGGCGACCTGCCGGCCTACTGGGCCGATCCGACCCATGCGATGGAACTTCTGGGCTGGCAGACCCGTTTGACGCTGGAAGACATGTGCCGGGACCAGTGGGCATGGCAGAGCGGGAACCCGAACGGCTATCCCGACGTCAAAATCGGGGCGGCGTGA
- the phaP gene encoding TIGR01841 family phasin (Members of this family are phasins (small proteins associated with inclusions such as PHA granules). Note that several different families of phasins have been named PhaP despite very little sequence similarity to each other.), whose protein sequence is MATAKKTTPKSAPKAKAEARVADSATKMIDEGMEKMTGFADKFGDYAEGGFKAFAEQAASSSEMMRTLGARNMDFFARTLEQGVEATQSLTSAKDPREAMEIQSGFAKNLFSAYTSEMSAQAELCMAAWRDAAKPFMAFASK, encoded by the coding sequence ATGGCGACTGCAAAGAAGACCACCCCGAAGTCTGCCCCGAAAGCCAAAGCGGAAGCGCGCGTGGCCGACTCGGCGACCAAGATGATTGATGAAGGCATGGAAAAGATGACCGGTTTCGCAGACAAGTTCGGCGACTATGCCGAAGGCGGCTTCAAGGCATTCGCCGAGCAGGCAGCCTCCTCCTCCGAAATGATGCGGACGCTTGGCGCGCGCAACATGGATTTCTTTGCACGCACCCTGGAACAGGGCGTGGAAGCCACCCAGTCGCTGACGAGCGCGAAAGACCCGCGCGAAGCGATGGAAATCCAGTCCGGCTTTGCCAAGAACCTGTTCTCGGCCTACACGTCCGAAATGAGCGCACAGGCTGAACTCTGCATGGCTGCGTGGCGCGACGCCGCGAAGCCTTTCATGGCGTTCGCCAGCAAGTAA
- the clpA gene encoding ATP-dependent Clp protease ATP-binding subunit ClpA, translated as MPRLSPSLETALEKALTFASERDHEYATLEHLLLALTEDEHAREVMGACKVDIEALSADLSRYIDEELSSLTVDDGEGRVQPTAAFQRVVQRAILHVESSGRDEVTGANVLVSIFSERESHAAYFLQEQDMTRYDAVNFISHGVAKQPGMSRPSSPRGSEGTEEEPVKQGHEALDAYCVNLNDKARSGKIDPLIGRDLEVNRCIEVLCRRSKNNPILVGDPGVGKTAIAEGLAKKIVDGEAPEILDDAVIWSLDMGALLAGTRYRGDFEERLKSVMKELEQQEKAILFIDEIHTIIGAGATSGGAMDASNLLKPALQSGGLRCMGSTTFKEYKQHFEKDRALSRRFRKIDVVEPTVPDTVKILTGLKSRFEDFHGLRYTNDAIKAAVELADRYITDRKLPDKAIDVIDEAGAAQWLLPASKRKKTVGQKDIEAVVAKIARIPPKQVSTDDAAALKSLETDLKRVVFGQTEAIEALSASIKLARAGLREPNKPIGSYLFTGPTGVGKTEVAKQLASIMGVEMLRFDMSEYMERHTVSRLIGAPPGYVGYDEGGLLTDGVDQHPHCVLLLDEIEKAHPDLFNILLQVMDNGALTDANGRKVDFRNVILIMTTNAGAADASKHSIGFGRGKKDDEQEEALKRLFTPEFRNRLDATITFGGLTPEIIDRVVEKFILQLEVQLEDRNVSIKITKAARDWLAKRGFDADMGARPLARTIQEHVKKPMAEELLFGSLQKGGVVQIDIDKEDEEKLSFKYVAEKPKKKKPAAKKGSAEEPA; from the coding sequence TTGCCACGCTTGTCCCCCTCCTTAGAGACCGCCCTTGAAAAGGCCCTGACTTTCGCCTCTGAGCGTGATCATGAATACGCCACATTGGAGCATTTGCTGCTCGCGCTGACGGAAGATGAGCATGCCCGGGAAGTCATGGGCGCCTGCAAGGTCGATATTGAAGCCCTCAGCGCCGATCTCAGCCGCTATATTGATGAAGAACTTTCCAGCCTGACCGTCGATGACGGGGAAGGCCGTGTACAGCCGACCGCTGCCTTCCAGCGCGTCGTGCAGCGCGCCATCCTGCATGTCGAGAGTTCCGGCCGGGACGAAGTGACCGGTGCCAATGTCCTGGTGTCGATCTTTTCCGAGCGTGAAAGCCATGCCGCCTACTTCCTGCAGGAGCAGGACATGACGCGGTACGACGCCGTGAACTTCATTTCGCATGGCGTGGCGAAGCAGCCGGGCATGTCCCGCCCGTCCAGCCCGCGCGGATCGGAAGGCACGGAAGAGGAGCCCGTCAAGCAGGGGCATGAGGCGCTCGACGCCTATTGCGTGAACCTCAATGACAAGGCCCGCTCCGGCAAGATCGACCCGTTGATCGGCCGGGATCTGGAAGTGAATCGCTGCATCGAGGTGTTGTGCCGCCGCAGCAAGAACAATCCGATCCTGGTCGGGGACCCGGGCGTCGGCAAGACGGCCATCGCCGAAGGTCTGGCCAAGAAGATCGTCGACGGCGAAGCCCCGGAAATTCTGGACGATGCGGTGATCTGGTCGCTCGACATGGGCGCCCTGCTGGCCGGCACGCGGTATCGCGGTGATTTCGAGGAACGCCTCAAATCCGTGATGAAGGAACTGGAACAGCAGGAAAAGGCCATCCTGTTCATTGACGAGATCCACACGATCATCGGCGCCGGGGCCACGTCCGGCGGTGCGATGGATGCGTCGAACCTGCTGAAACCGGCGCTGCAGTCCGGTGGCCTGCGGTGCATGGGATCGACCACGTTCAAGGAATACAAGCAGCATTTCGAAAAGGACCGGGCCCTGTCCCGCCGGTTCCGGAAGATCGATGTCGTGGAACCGACTGTTCCGGACACGGTGAAGATCCTGACCGGCCTGAAATCCCGGTTCGAGGACTTCCACGGGCTGCGCTACACCAATGACGCCATCAAGGCGGCGGTCGAACTGGCAGATCGGTACATCACGGACCGCAAACTGCCGGACAAGGCCATCGACGTGATCGACGAGGCCGGTGCCGCGCAATGGCTGCTGCCCGCGTCCAAACGCAAGAAGACGGTGGGCCAGAAGGACATTGAGGCTGTCGTGGCCAAAATTGCCCGCATTCCTCCCAAACAGGTTTCGACCGACGACGCGGCGGCGCTCAAATCCCTGGAGACCGATCTCAAGCGCGTGGTGTTCGGCCAGACCGAGGCCATCGAGGCCCTGTCGGCGTCAATCAAGCTGGCCCGGGCCGGGCTGCGCGAGCCGAACAAGCCGATCGGATCGTACCTCTTCACCGGGCCGACCGGGGTCGGCAAGACGGAAGTGGCCAAGCAACTCGCCTCCATCATGGGGGTCGAGATGCTGCGTTTCGACATGTCGGAATACATGGAGCGCCACACCGTGTCCCGTCTGATCGGCGCGCCTCCGGGCTATGTCGGGTATGATGAGGGCGGCCTTCTGACAGATGGTGTGGACCAGCATCCGCATTGTGTCCTGTTGCTGGACGAAATCGAGAAGGCCCATCCGGACCTGTTCAACATCCTGCTGCAGGTGATGGACAATGGCGCCCTGACGGATGCCAATGGCCGCAAGGTGGATTTCCGGAATGTCATCTTGATCATGACCACCAATGCCGGTGCGGCGGATGCGTCCAAGCATTCGATCGGATTCGGCCGTGGCAAGAAGGATGACGAGCAGGAAGAGGCGCTGAAACGCCTGTTCACGCCGGAATTCCGCAACCGTCTCGACGCGACCATCACCTTTGGTGGCCTGACGCCGGAAATCATCGACCGTGTGGTCGAGAAGTTCATCCTTCAGCTGGAAGTCCAGCTGGAAGACCGGAACGTCTCGATCAAGATCACCAAGGCTGCGCGCGACTGGCTGGCCAAACGTGGCTTCGATGCCGATATGGGTGCCCGCCCGCTGGCCCGAACGATCCAGGAACACGTCAAGAAGCCGATGGCGGAGGAGCTCCTGTTCGGATCCCTGCAGAAGGGCGGCGTGGTCCAGATCGATATCGACAAGGAGGACGAGGAAAAGCTCTCGTTCAAATATGTCGCCGAGAAGCCGAAGAAGAAAAAGCCGGCTGCCAAGAAAGGCTCCGCCGAAGAGCCGGCCTGA
- a CDS encoding serine hydrolase domain-containing protein — translation MSVGVSGACEPKFAAVKEAFERNFAERGEVGASVCLSVNGETQVDLWGGMANPESRDPWREDTISIVFSCSKAATALCAHILIDRGELDPDALVSKYWPEFARNGKEKTTVRMMLNHESALPTLREPVRPGGFTDWEYMIQRMEDEEAFWEPGTRNGYHMINFGWTVGELVRRVSGKSLGTFFREEVADKTGARFWLGLPESEEVHIAPIIPYAPKPDDVPTEFGIRLMTDPDSIQHKSFMNNGGWDFNDRKSQAAEIGGGGGLSNARGQVAMYTPLALNDGTLVSRDRLQAMSMVTTATQRDATLLIPTRFGPGFMKSMDNRALNLGPGTSVIMGERAFGHVGAGGSIGFADPEAGLAFSYTMNQMGNGILVNDRAQSLIDAAYQSLGYRTNAPGVWVR, via the coding sequence ATGTCAGTTGGCGTCAGTGGCGCGTGCGAACCGAAATTCGCCGCGGTGAAGGAAGCGTTCGAACGCAATTTTGCAGAGCGGGGCGAAGTGGGCGCGTCGGTCTGCCTGTCGGTGAACGGGGAAACACAGGTCGACCTGTGGGGCGGCATGGCCAATCCGGAGTCCCGGGATCCGTGGCGGGAAGACACGATCTCCATCGTGTTCTCCTGCTCCAAGGCCGCGACGGCCCTGTGCGCGCACATCCTGATCGATCGGGGCGAACTGGATCCTGATGCGCTGGTCTCGAAATACTGGCCCGAATTCGCCAGGAACGGCAAAGAAAAGACGACCGTCCGCATGATGCTCAACCATGAGAGCGCCTTGCCCACGTTGAGGGAGCCCGTACGCCCCGGCGGCTTCACCGACTGGGAGTACATGATCCAGCGCATGGAAGACGAGGAAGCGTTTTGGGAGCCGGGGACGCGCAATGGCTATCACATGATCAATTTCGGCTGGACGGTTGGCGAACTGGTTCGTCGTGTGTCCGGCAAGTCGCTCGGCACTTTCTTCCGCGAGGAAGTGGCCGACAAGACGGGTGCCCGTTTCTGGCTCGGCCTGCCGGAAAGCGAAGAGGTGCACATCGCCCCGATCATTCCCTATGCGCCGAAGCCGGATGATGTGCCGACCGAATTCGGGATCCGGCTGATGACGGATCCCGACTCGATCCAGCACAAGAGTTTCATGAACAATGGCGGCTGGGACTTCAACGACCGCAAATCGCAGGCGGCCGAGATCGGCGGCGGCGGCGGCCTGTCGAATGCGCGCGGTCAGGTGGCGATGTACACGCCGCTGGCCCTCAATGATGGCACCCTGGTGTCCCGGGACCGGCTTCAGGCGATGAGCATGGTGACGACGGCAACCCAGCGCGACGCCACCTTGCTGATCCCCACACGGTTCGGTCCGGGCTTCATGAAATCCATGGACAATCGCGCGCTCAATCTGGGCCCGGGAACCAGCGTCATCATGGGTGAGCGCGCCTTTGGCCATGTCGGGGCCGGCGGGTCCATCGGGTTCGCAGACCCCGAAGCGGGCCTCGCCTTCAGCTACACGATGAACCAGATGGGCAATGGCATCCTGGTCAATGACCGCGCCCAGAGCCTGATCGATGCGGCCTACCAGTCGCTCGGATACCGGACCAATGCCCCGGGTGTGTGGGTCCGGTAG